In the genome of Flavobacteriaceae bacterium YJPT1-3, the window ACCTGACTGAAGCCTTGTTCGCGATACTCAGCAACCGAAGGAATGTCGATCTCCAGGACCAATAGGGTCATGGCAATAGAAAAAACAGCATCACTAAAGGAGGAAACCCGGTCTTTACTGAACGTAATTTTTGCCATGATTAAATATAAAGCAATTTTTAAGGAAGCAATATGTAATTTTGGTTTATCGATTTTGGCATGAGCTATCTACCTTCCATCAAGAAACAATTTCAATATTACAAATCGCTGGGCGAACGCACCTTTGAGCAATTGAGTGAGGAGGAATTGTTTTGGAGCCCTGGCCCGCACAACAACAGTATTGCAGCTATGGTCAAACATTTATCGGGCAATATGAAATCCCGCTGGACTCATTTCTTGACCGAAGACGGTGAAAAAGAATGGCGCAGGCGTGATGAAGAATTCGTGGTAGATTTTCAGCATGCTACCGACTTAAGAGCGCTTTGGGAAGACGGTTGGGCTACACTAATGCAGGCGCTGGATGAACTTACCGAGGAGCATTTGGAACAAGTGATTTACATCCGCAATATGGGGCACACGGTAACCGAAGCAATAAATAGACAACTGGCCCACTATGCCTATCATGTTGGACAGATCGTATACCTTGGAATCTTGCTGCGGGGGGAAGCATGGCAGTCATTGAGCATCCCCAGAGGAGCATCTGATTCGTATAACCAAACTCGATTTTCAAAACCCAAACGCCGTCAGCATTTTACAGACGATCTTTAATTATTTACTATGGCCATTGTACTGCTACGAGGAGATCAAAACTATGAACCCTGGATGAAAAGCTTTCGCGAAAGCTTTCCTGAACTACCCGTCTACACACCAGACCAGGTCACGGATCCTAAAAGCATCCGCATGGCGTGGACCTGGAAGGCACCCAGGGGCAGTTATGCGCAATATCCCAATCTGGAGGTCATTGGTTCTCTTGGAGCCGGGGTGGATCATCTATTTGACGACCCATCGCTTCCGGGAAAAGTAATCCTGACGCGAGTGGTCGATCCCTATCTCACTGGAGATATGGCCGAATTTGTTTTGGCCCTGTGCCTGAATGCGATCAAAAACCTCAACACCTACCATCATTTCCAAGAACAGCAGTTGTGGAAAGAACTGCCTTACCGAAGATGCAATCAAGTAAAGGTCGGCATTCTCGGCCTGGGCACTTTAGGGCAAGCCACCGGGCAATTGCTCCATCAGCTCGGATTTCAGGTCATGGGTTGGTCTAAGTCGAAGAAAGCGGTGGAGGGCATTCAAAGTTTTGCAGCTGATGAATTAGAGGCCATGCTGGCCCAGTCGGCGATCTTGATCTGTTTGCTGCCCCTCACCTCCGAAACCCAAGGTGTGCTGAATGCTTCTCTTTTTGCCAAACTTCCTCGTGCCGCTCACCTGATCAATGTGGGCCGCGGTGGCCACCTGCAGGAGGACGATCTTATCCCGGCCCTGAAATCGGGCCAATTGAGCGGAGCCAGTCTAGACGTGGTCAGCCAGGAACCCTTACCGCAGGAACACCCTTTTTGGTCGCATCCTAAAATCCATCTGACCCCGCATATCGCCAGTGTAAGCGCACCTTCATCGGTGGTGAGTCAACTGGCAGAAAACTACGAGCGCTTTATACAAGGCGAGCCGCTTAAAAATCAGGTTTCTCGGGAGGATGGGTATTAATTTGCTTGAAAAAATGAAAATTTTACTATTTTAACCGCGAACGGGCAATATTCCCCATCAGATTATATACATGTTACTACCATCCCTACGCAGTCAAATCATTTTGATTTGTACTCTTCTGTTTGCTTTTAAGGCGTTCTCTCAAAATTTTCAAAAGACCCCGAATCCCAATTGGTTGAAGCCGGTGGAAGTAAACTACGGTACGTCAGCATCGGATGAACAAAATTTGGGCTTTTATTATCTTTTGGTTGACAATCAAGATGATCTCCAGTCCGAACAATTTTATCGAAGGACTATTTACGAAATAACCAATAATCAGGGAGTTGCTGAAATGAGCGACCTCACGGTTGACTATGATCCTGAATATCAGAAGCTTTTCTTTCATCATATCCGTATAATCCGCGAAGGACAGATTATTGATCGCTTCGAACCAGGTAAAATCAGGACAGTTCAAAGAGAGTCAAATCTGGAGCGCAAGCTTTACGATGGCCGATTGACCGCGATTATTAATCTTGATGATGTAAGGGAAGGTGATGTTGTTGATTATGCCTATACCGTACAAGGATATAACCCTATTCACCAAGGGAAGTATGATACCACCTTTACGTTTCAATACCCTTTACCCATTGATCGCTATCATGTAAGTGTGCGTGTCCCATCGAATGAAACGGTGAATTACAAATTATTTAATGACGCTCGCGAGCCGAAAAAAGTAAAGCATGAAAATCATGTGCTCTATGTTTGGGATTATAAGGATTTAGACCCGATCGTCTATGAAAATAATGTTCCTGTCTGGTATGATCCAGCGCCTTATGTCGATATCAGCCAGTATTCATCCTGGAAATCCATTATTGAACAATATCAAAGTCATTATTCAATTAGTGCGAAGGAGAAGAATCGTTTAAAAAAGGAAGCTGCTGCCATTTGGGCCGATTCAAAAACGGACCCTATTCAAGCGGCTATACAGTTCGTTCAGGATGAAGTCAGGTATCTCGGCTTTGAGAATGGAATCAATGCGCAGAAACCAAGCCAACCTTCATTAGTTCTTGAAAGACGGTTCGGAGATTGCAAGGACAAATCATTTTTACTCAGCGAATTGTTGCAATCACAGGGATTGGACGCTTATCCTATGCTGGTTCACTCGGCTATTGGCAAAACACTTTACGACCGGCTGCCCTCACCCAACATCTTCAATCACTGTGTGGTTCAGATCGATATGGGAACCTACTTTAAATACATAGATCCTACAATAAATTTGCAAGGAGGAAAGCCAGAAGAAATTTATTTTCCGAATTACCACTATGGACTTGTTCTAAAGGAAGGTGAAACATCCTTAAGTACTTTACCCCTAGTGGAACCCTCGGGAACTGAAATAACCGAAACCTTTACTCTAGATAAGATCGGGGGAGGAGCATTGATGGAAGTGACGACCAAGTACATGGGGTCCGATGCCGATTCCAAAAGACAAGAGTTTTCCTCCAACGACAAAAATCAAATACAACAGTCTTATCTCAATTTTTACAGCGTCCTATATCCTAGAATTAGGGTAGATAGACCCATGAATTACGAAGATTCAAGGGCTTTCAATGAGTTTACTGTCTCTGAATTTTATGCCATTGATAGCATTTGGTCAGATTCTCCTGAACGAGAGGATCTAATTTTCTTGGAGTTTTATCCTATTTCAATCCAAGACTACCTATATCCTACCAGCTCACCATCGCGAGAAATGCCTTATGCCATCAATCCAAACATTAAGGTAGACCATAAAACGATTGTCTATTTACCTGAGGAATGGAACATCCAAAATGACCATGTACGCATAAATGATAAATCTTTTTACTATGCTCACAATGTAAAATACTTCGGTAACCGATTGGAAATATTACACTCTTATGGTTCCCTAAAATCTTTTCTCGATCCATCTGAAGTGGTCAACTATCTAGAAAAGCACAAGTCCATTCAACAAAACCTTAGTTATTATCTTTCTTATGATCGAGCGCTGGCAGGTATGGATAATGCCGGCACAGCTTGGTGGGCCATATTCCTTCTGGTAGCCTTAATGATTGGAATGGCATTTTTCTGTTACCGACTTTACTATCGTTATGACCCTGTTTCAAAAACTAATGAGAAATTCACGAGGAAGATCGGAGGGTGGCTCATTTTAGTCGCTATTGGGCTCACGCTAACACCCTTAATTCTATTGTTTGAATTGGTATTTACATCAGAGTACTTTGAACCTTCTACCTGGTCCGCAGTTTTTCATCCTGCAAATAATAAAGTGGGAATGGGAATTGTCATGTTGTTCGAACTGATCTATAACACACTATTTTTTGTATATAGCATTTTAATTGTCATTCTATTCTATCAGAGAAGAACCAGTGCGCCTAAATTAATTGTGATATTTTATGCGGTATCTACCATATTTGTAATCTTAGACACGGTGATTCTCTTGAGCCTTTATCCTGATCTTTATACCGGCGCCGAAAGACAGGACAGTTATATAGATATGATAAAAATGATTATTCGAAGTGCAATCTGGATACCTTATTTCCTACTTTCCTCCCGAGTTGCTGAAACTTTCACTAAAAGAGTCTGGGCCGAAGAATCGAAAGAAGATAAATCACTGGCCATATCAGAACATAGCCAATAGTTCTGTAACTTAAAGATTATAGGTTACCGTCCACATCACAATACGCGGCTGGACGAAATACTCGGTATTAGCGATCAAAAAATCATTCACCGAGTTTTGACTGATCACGTCCACATTTAAAACATTGGTCGCCTGCATCCGGAATTCCCATTTCGAATCAGGCTTTCGATAGAAAAGATTCGCTTCCAGAAAGGAATAGTTGTTATCGATGTTGGTGCTGTCATCATCGTCATCATAGTTGTAGTAACTCCAATCCATGCCGAACGTGAATCCCTTGAGAAAGTCCACTTCGAAGTTGGCGAAAGGACGATCGGTAAAAAACGTTCGATCGGTGATGCCATTGTCTGAATTGGTGACTGAGCGGTTATAGCCCAGCTCTGCATTGAAAGGTCCCTTCAAGTTAGTTTCCGCGCTGAACCGGTAATTCTGAGAAAGATTTTCGGTCTGACGGTCCTGGCCATTGACGATGTTGTTCAGGTTGGAATAATTTACATTCCCCGAAAGGTTAAGTTTCCATTTTTTAAAGGTCTTCGACCAACGGGCATTCCCGCCTAGGGTCTCATCCACAAAGTTGGTATTATTGATGGGGGATGCGATCTGGTTGATGCCATTGAATTGGGTGACCGATTTGATGGGATCCACCCGCCGCGAATAATTGATGCCGCCAAAAACATTGGTAAAATTGAACATGCTGAAACTAAAATAGTTTAGGCTCAGGTTGTGGTAGATCGCATTTTCCAACTCCCGATTCCCCCGGAACAAGCGGTTGTAGTTACTGAAAATGAGCCCTTCGGCAAAATTGTTGACATCGGTATACTCGGCATTCATCTGATAATTAAAACGCATCGATTCACTCTGCTTAAATTGAGCTACGGCGAAGAAATCAGGCAAGATCATCCATTGATCTGTTGAAGTGATCGATCCCAGCTGTTCGCTTTCGGTTCGGTAATTATGAAGCGTGAGACCCGGAGTCAGCGTGAATATGCCTGTTTTCACCTTGTAATGCAGCCCCAGAAAGAGGTCACTGAATTGGAATCGTACCCCATTGGTTAAAGGCAGCGTGTTGCCTTGACCGTCGGGTTCAGAGGCTTCAAGATTCTCCCTATTGCCCTCCAGTAGTTGAAATATGGAGCTGTCGAAATCCTGCCTCGATTGGGTAGTCCCCAAGGTAAAGTTTAGGTTACTCGTTTTATTCAAAACGTAGTAGTAATCGATGGAAGCATCCCATTTATTGGTCTTGACATTGCGCTGTTGATTGATGTCGTAGAGCGTCGCATCAGCCAAGGGTAAGGTGCCTACAAAGGGCTGCTCAGAGAGGATCGCCTGGTATATGGGGTCTTCATCCTGATAGAGGTGCTGAATTTTACCGGCGAAGATGTTGTTCTCATCTAAGGTGTAATAAAGATTGAGGTTTTGATTGATGGAAAAGGGTTCATTTTCTTTGTTCTCGTCGGTAATGATCTCTTCCGTGTTTTGATACCGTGTGAAGATACTGAGTCCGTCTGAAAATTCGGTTTGCCGGGATTTTTTGATCAACACATCGTAATCCATCTGAAAATTTATATGAGGTTTAAACACGGTACTCAATTTGACCATCCCCAACTGATTGCGCTGATCGCTATCCTGCAGGAACTCCTGAGTAAAGGCATCGTTGATATAGGTATTCAGCGAGTTATTGACAAAATTGGTGCGGTTATCGCTTAGAATCGCAAATCCAGACAGATCCCATTGTTCATTCAGGGTATAGGTAAAATTCCCTGCCAGAAAGTCGGCTTCAATCTCGTTGGCCCGGTTGTTTTGTGTGGTTAAGAATCCTAGTCCGCCGTCACTCACATTGAATGAGGTTCCGCCTCGAGCGTTGAAATTTCGAAATCCCCCGGTGAAGTTGAAATAATCTCTAAACGTAAAGGGAACTTCCCCGGTATTGTTAAAGTTAGCGATGATGTTGATGCTCCCTTTCGGGGAATAATAAAAGAGCTTAGGCTTGGCCAGATACCGAAAACCCTCCCCATTGCCCGCCCCTGCAGTGACGTCACCGAACCAGAAATTCTTTTTGCCTTCTTTGAGCTTGAGGTTAATCGCGATATTGTCCTGATCATTGCCAAGGCCACCCATTTGGGACACTTCATTGTAATTCTTCAAGACCTCTACTTTTTTTAAGGCGTCTGCGGGTATGTTCTTGGTAGCTAATTTACTGTCGCCATCAAAGAAATCTTTGCCTTCGATCATCACCTTAGACACCTGTTGGCCTTCGACCTCGATCTCTCCATCATCAGTCACTTCGATTCCGGGTAGTTTCTTGAGCACATCCCCCAGTTTCCGCTCCTCCCCATTGGTAAAACTATCGGTATTATAGACGATGGTATCCCCTCTTACTGTGACCGGCATTTCATACACCAGCTCCACATCGTCCAGTTGATTGGGATCTTCCAGAAGGATAAAGTCTTTAAAGATTTGCTTGGGACTTTTGTCAGTGATCTCCAAATTCTCTATATGCGGTTTCAGGCCTAAAAAACTCACCTTGAGCGCATAGGTAGCTCCTCGGGTGAGATCTAGACGATAGCGACCTGATCCATCCGTGATTCCGTAAGACTCCAGGGTGCCTTTCTCCAGATTGGTAGCAATGATATTGGCTAATTCCAGTGGGTTACCCACACTGTCCTTAATGGTGCCCGTCAGTTCTACCGACTGGGCAAAAATGATCCCGTGCGATAGGATCACTATCGTTAGTATAAGCTGTTTAAATTTCATGTGTTGGATTGGTTGTTTGATTGATGATTAATAGACTTTACGATCACTGCCCTCTCCGGTTAAAGCCTCCATTCTGACCGCGACCGCGACCGTATCGCTCCATCATTTCCCGACCTTTTTCCTCTACGATCTCTTGATATTCTTTCCGGCTCACTACTTTTCCTTTCTCCGGTCGCTCTATGGTAATTTCTGTTTTTGGATTGAGCACCACTTTGGTGCATAGCATGGTTGTATTGGCGGTATTCAGTTCGAGTATTAGTCCGGGTAAGCCACCAAATTCGTCTGGTCCGTGTTGTACGGGGATCATGGGGGTATACCAGGCCACGATAGTTTCCATTTTTGTAGTGGTGCTATCTTCCACAGGTAGTTCAGATCGTTGCTGTCTTCTGACAGCGCGTAACTTCTCCCAGGGACTGGCTTCCACGGGACG includes:
- a CDS encoding carboxypeptidase regulatory-like domain-containing protein, translated to MKFKQLILTIVILSHGIIFAQSVELTGTIKDSVGNPLELANIIATNLEKGTLESYGITDGSGRYRLDLTRGATYALKVSFLGLKPHIENLEITDKSPKQIFKDFILLEDPNQLDDVELVYEMPVTVRGDTIVYNTDSFTNGEERKLGDVLKKLPGIEVTDDGEIEVEGQQVSKVMIEGKDFFDGDSKLATKNIPADALKKVEVLKNYNEVSQMGGLGNDQDNIAINLKLKEGKKNFWFGDVTAGAGNGEGFRYLAKPKLFYYSPKGSINIIANFNNTGEVPFTFRDYFNFTGGFRNFNARGGTSFNVSDGGLGFLTTQNNRANEIEADFLAGNFTYTLNEQWDLSGFAILSDNRTNFVNNSLNTYINDAFTQEFLQDSDQRNQLGMVKLSTVFKPHINFQMDYDVLIKKSRQTEFSDGLSIFTRYQNTEEIITDENKENEPFSINQNLNLYYTLDENNIFAGKIQHLYQDEDPIYQAILSEQPFVGTLPLADATLYDINQQRNVKTNKWDASIDYYYVLNKTSNLNFTLGTTQSRQDFDSSIFQLLEGNRENLEASEPDGQGNTLPLTNGVRFQFSDLFLGLHYKVKTGIFTLTPGLTLHNYRTESEQLGSITSTDQWMILPDFFAVAQFKQSESMRFNYQMNAEYTDVNNFAEGLIFSNYNRLFRGNRELENAIYHNLSLNYFSFSMFNFTNVFGGINYSRRVDPIKSVTQFNGINQIASPINNTNFVDETLGGNARWSKTFKKWKLNLSGNVNYSNLNNIVNGQDRQTENLSQNYRFSAETNLKGPFNAELGYNRSVTNSDNGITDRTFFTDRPFANFEVDFLKGFTFGMDWSYYNYDDDDDSTNIDNNYSFLEANLFYRKPDSKWEFRMQATNVLNVDVISQNSVNDFLIANTEYFVQPRIVMWTVTYNL
- a CDS encoding glyoxylate/hydroxypyruvate reductase A → MAIVLLRGDQNYEPWMKSFRESFPELPVYTPDQVTDPKSIRMAWTWKAPRGSYAQYPNLEVIGSLGAGVDHLFDDPSLPGKVILTRVVDPYLTGDMAEFVLALCLNAIKNLNTYHHFQEQQLWKELPYRRCNQVKVGILGLGTLGQATGQLLHQLGFQVMGWSKSKKAVEGIQSFAADELEAMLAQSAILICLLPLTSETQGVLNASLFAKLPRAAHLINVGRGGHLQEDDLIPALKSGQLSGASLDVVSQEPLPQEHPFWSHPKIHLTPHIASVSAPSSVVSQLAENYERFIQGEPLKNQVSREDGY
- a CDS encoding DUF1572 family protein → MSYLPSIKKQFQYYKSLGERTFEQLSEEELFWSPGPHNNSIAAMVKHLSGNMKSRWTHFLTEDGEKEWRRRDEEFVVDFQHATDLRALWEDGWATLMQALDELTEEHLEQVIYIRNMGHTVTEAINRQLAHYAYHVGQIVYLGILLRGEAWQSLSIPRGASDSYNQTRFSKPKRRQHFTDDL
- a CDS encoding DUF3857 domain-containing protein, which gives rise to MEVNYGTSASDEQNLGFYYLLVDNQDDLQSEQFYRRTIYEITNNQGVAEMSDLTVDYDPEYQKLFFHHIRIIREGQIIDRFEPGKIRTVQRESNLERKLYDGRLTAIINLDDVREGDVVDYAYTVQGYNPIHQGKYDTTFTFQYPLPIDRYHVSVRVPSNETVNYKLFNDAREPKKVKHENHVLYVWDYKDLDPIVYENNVPVWYDPAPYVDISQYSSWKSIIEQYQSHYSISAKEKNRLKKEAAAIWADSKTDPIQAAIQFVQDEVRYLGFENGINAQKPSQPSLVLERRFGDCKDKSFLLSELLQSQGLDAYPMLVHSAIGKTLYDRLPSPNIFNHCVVQIDMGTYFKYIDPTINLQGGKPEEIYFPNYHYGLVLKEGETSLSTLPLVEPSGTEITETFTLDKIGGGALMEVTTKYMGSDADSKRQEFSSNDKNQIQQSYLNFYSVLYPRIRVDRPMNYEDSRAFNEFTVSEFYAIDSIWSDSPEREDLIFLEFYPISIQDYLYPTSSPSREMPYAINPNIKVDHKTIVYLPEEWNIQNDHVRINDKSFYYAHNVKYFGNRLEILHSYGSLKSFLDPSEVVNYLEKHKSIQQNLSYYLSYDRALAGMDNAGTAWWAIFLLVALMIGMAFFCYRLYYRYDPVSKTNEKFTRKIGGWLILVAIGLTLTPLILLFELVFTSEYFEPSTWSAVFHPANNKVGMGIVMLFELIYNTLFFVYSILIVILFYQRRTSAPKLIVIFYAVSTIFVILDTVILLSLYPDLYTGAERQDSYIDMIKMIIRSAIWIPYFLLSSRVAETFTKRVWAEESKEDKSLAISEHSQ